A part of Acipenser ruthenus chromosome 12, fAciRut3.2 maternal haplotype, whole genome shotgun sequence genomic DNA contains:
- the LOC117416546 gene encoding leucine-rich repeat and IQ domain-containing protein 4-like isoform X2 produces the protein MLSVRFSNIVTSLYLDTGIKSSIVKLELPRELANRILFLDSADRQLLTIPSDILELVELEELHLEKNLIQTIPSEIKHLQNLKVLYLHDNSIESLCDELSELKNLLSLDLSNNPLTRAAGSLWAVSRLRSLRELRLYNLNLGELPVQICKNNYNLELMGLSGNELALLPSEMTNMTKLREIYLQRNRFELLPSVLCQLPDLEIVDLEQNALGAIPDEIASLQKLKKLFLASNRLALLPDSLFKCTNLIVLDVANNQLRKLPRSLPALTGLVELGLSNNNLCVFPPMLGKVVSLQVLYLKNTGLRTLHSQCTNLREIRLLDLSQNRFSTFPAEICSLVNLEVLSLDDNRLHEIPAEVKNLSNLKCLGLTGNRFVHFPEEVCFLASLEKLYLGQDQGFKLTTVHKSIGLLQNLRELYLENNRFEMLPATIGLLKNLEILDCHNNQLFELPNSVCNLQGLKKFLLQCNRLTCLPDDLDRLPTLQALPLEENPLLDPPLEVCAQGIAAINRHLQEKRRRKALATKIQAWWRGLMVRKYLGPFKELKKDKKKGKGKKDNKGKKGSAKGNKKK, from the exons ATGCTTTCAGTTCGATTCTCTAATATTGTcacctcattatacctggacaCTGGGATTAAAAGTAGCATCGTTAAACTGGAGCTACCAAGAGAGCTTGCCAACCGGATTTTATTTCTGGACTCCGCTGATCGTCAGCTACTAACCATCCCATCAGATATTCTGGAGCTGGTGGAGTTGGAGGAACTGCACTTGGAGAAGAACTTAATCCAGACCATCCCTAGCGAGATCAAGCATCTCCAGAATCTCAAAGTCCTTTACCTGCATGACAACAGCATAGAGAGCCTGTGTGATGAGCTGAGCGAGCTGAAAAACCTACTAAGTCTAGATCTGAGCAACAATCCTCTGACCCGTGCTGCTGGCTCGCTTTGGGCTGTGAGCAGACTGCGTTCTCTCCGTGAGCTGAGACTCTACAACCTGAACTTGGGGGAGCTGCCTGTCCAGATCTGCAAAAACAATTACAACCTGGAGCTGATGGGTCTGTCTGGGAACGAGCTTGCGTTGCTGCCCAGCGAGATGACAAATATGACTAAGCTTCGAGAAATCTACTTGCAGAGGAACCGATTTGAGTTGCTCCCTAGTGTCCTCTGCCAGCTTCCTGACTTAGAAATAGTAGATTTGGAGCAGAATGCCCTGGGGGCTATACCAGATGAGATTGCATCTCTGCAAAAACTTAAGAAACTCTTCCTAGCCTCCAACAGGCTTGCATTGCTCCCTGATTCTCTTTTCAAATGTACCAACTTAATAGTCCTTGACGTAGCCAATAACCAGCTGAGAAAGTTACCTCGCAGCCTCCCTGCGCTAACGGGGCTTGTTGAACTGGGACTGTCTAATAACAACCTATGTGTATTTCCGCCCATGCTTGGCAAGGTGGTGTCGCTGCAGGTGCTCTACTTGAAAAACACAGGGCTGAGGACACTACACTCTCAGTGTACTAACTTAAGAGAGATACGGCTCCTAGATCTCAGCCAAAACAGGTTCAGTACATTTCCTGCAGAGATCTGTTCTCTGGTGAATTTAGAGGTGCTGTCTTTGGATGACAACAGATTACATGAG ATACCTGCTGAAGTTAAGAATCTCTCCAACCTGAAATGTTTAGGGCTAACTGGCAATAGGTTTGTCCATTTCCCAGAAGAGGTTTGTTTTCTTGCTTCTTTGGAGAAGCTGTACCTGGGACAGGATCAGGGGTTCAAGCTCACAACTGTGCACAAGAGCATTGGTCTGCTCCAG AATCTGAGAGAGCTTTACCTGGAAAACAACAGATTTGAGATGCTTCCTGCAACAATTGGTCTCTTAAAGAATTTAGAGATCCTGGATTGTCATAACAACCAGCTCTTCGAGTTACCAAATTCTGTCTGCAATTTACAAG GTTTGAAGAAGTTCCTCCTCCAGTGTAACAGGCTGACCTGCCTCCCAGATGATCTGGACAGGCTGCCCACTCTGCAGGCTCTCCCTCTGGAGGAGAACCCTCTCCTGGACCCCCCTCTGGAGGTCTGCGCCCAGGGTATTGCTGCCATCAACAGACACCTACAGGAGAAGAGAAGACGCAAGGCTCTGGCAACAAAG ATCCAGGCATGGTGGCGAGGGCTGATGGTGCGGAAGTATTTGGGTCCCTTCAAAGAACTCAAGAAAGACAAAAAGAAAGGCAAAGGAAAGAAGGATAACAAAGGGAAGAAAGGATCTGCAAAGGGCAACAAAAAGAAATGA
- the LOC117416546 gene encoding leucine-rich repeat and IQ domain-containing protein 4-like isoform X1, which yields MLSVRFSNIVTSLYLDTGIKSSIVKLELPRELANRILFLDSADRQLLTIPSDILELVELEELHLEKNLIQTIPSEIKHLQNLKVLYLHDNSIESLCDELSELKNLLSLDLSNNPLTRAAGSLWAVSRLRSLRELRLYNLNLGELPVQICKNNYNLELMGLSGNELALLPSEMTNMTKLREIYLQRNRFELLPSVLCQLPDLEIVDLEQNALGAIPDEIASLQKLKKLFLASNRLALLPDSLFKCTNLIVLDVANNQLRKLPRSLPALTGLVELGLSNNNLCVFPPMLGKVVSLQVLYLKNTGLRTLHSQCTNLREIRLLDLSQNRFSTFPAEICSLVNLEVLSLDDNRLHEIPAEVKNLSNLKCLGLTGNRFVHFPEEVCFLASLEKLYLGQDQGFKLTTVHKSIGLLQNLRELYLENNRFEMLPATIGLLKNLEILDCHNNQLFELPNSVCNLQVQVAGTMFFTGFPGASCSGLKKFLLQCNRLTCLPDDLDRLPTLQALPLEENPLLDPPLEVCAQGIAAINRHLQEKRRRKALATKIQAWWRGLMVRKYLGPFKELKKDKKKGKGKKDNKGKKGSAKGNKKK from the exons ATGCTTTCAGTTCGATTCTCTAATATTGTcacctcattatacctggacaCTGGGATTAAAAGTAGCATCGTTAAACTGGAGCTACCAAGAGAGCTTGCCAACCGGATTTTATTTCTGGACTCCGCTGATCGTCAGCTACTAACCATCCCATCAGATATTCTGGAGCTGGTGGAGTTGGAGGAACTGCACTTGGAGAAGAACTTAATCCAGACCATCCCTAGCGAGATCAAGCATCTCCAGAATCTCAAAGTCCTTTACCTGCATGACAACAGCATAGAGAGCCTGTGTGATGAGCTGAGCGAGCTGAAAAACCTACTAAGTCTAGATCTGAGCAACAATCCTCTGACCCGTGCTGCTGGCTCGCTTTGGGCTGTGAGCAGACTGCGTTCTCTCCGTGAGCTGAGACTCTACAACCTGAACTTGGGGGAGCTGCCTGTCCAGATCTGCAAAAACAATTACAACCTGGAGCTGATGGGTCTGTCTGGGAACGAGCTTGCGTTGCTGCCCAGCGAGATGACAAATATGACTAAGCTTCGAGAAATCTACTTGCAGAGGAACCGATTTGAGTTGCTCCCTAGTGTCCTCTGCCAGCTTCCTGACTTAGAAATAGTAGATTTGGAGCAGAATGCCCTGGGGGCTATACCAGATGAGATTGCATCTCTGCAAAAACTTAAGAAACTCTTCCTAGCCTCCAACAGGCTTGCATTGCTCCCTGATTCTCTTTTCAAATGTACCAACTTAATAGTCCTTGACGTAGCCAATAACCAGCTGAGAAAGTTACCTCGCAGCCTCCCTGCGCTAACGGGGCTTGTTGAACTGGGACTGTCTAATAACAACCTATGTGTATTTCCGCCCATGCTTGGCAAGGTGGTGTCGCTGCAGGTGCTCTACTTGAAAAACACAGGGCTGAGGACACTACACTCTCAGTGTACTAACTTAAGAGAGATACGGCTCCTAGATCTCAGCCAAAACAGGTTCAGTACATTTCCTGCAGAGATCTGTTCTCTGGTGAATTTAGAGGTGCTGTCTTTGGATGACAACAGATTACATGAG ATACCTGCTGAAGTTAAGAATCTCTCCAACCTGAAATGTTTAGGGCTAACTGGCAATAGGTTTGTCCATTTCCCAGAAGAGGTTTGTTTTCTTGCTTCTTTGGAGAAGCTGTACCTGGGACAGGATCAGGGGTTCAAGCTCACAACTGTGCACAAGAGCATTGGTCTGCTCCAG AATCTGAGAGAGCTTTACCTGGAAAACAACAGATTTGAGATGCTTCCTGCAACAATTGGTCTCTTAAAGAATTTAGAGATCCTGGATTGTCATAACAACCAGCTCTTCGAGTTACCAAATTCTGTCTGCAATTTACAAG TTCAGGTGGCTGGCACAATGTTCTTTACTGGATTTCCTGGTGCTTCTTGCTCAGGTTTGAAGAAGTTCCTCCTCCAGTGTAACAGGCTGACCTGCCTCCCAGATGATCTGGACAGGCTGCCCACTCTGCAGGCTCTCCCTCTGGAGGAGAACCCTCTCCTGGACCCCCCTCTGGAGGTCTGCGCCCAGGGTATTGCTGCCATCAACAGACACCTACAGGAGAAGAGAAGACGCAAGGCTCTGGCAACAAAG ATCCAGGCATGGTGGCGAGGGCTGATGGTGCGGAAGTATTTGGGTCCCTTCAAAGAACTCAAGAAAGACAAAAAGAAAGGCAAAGGAAAGAAGGATAACAAAGGGAAGAAAGGATCTGCAAAGGGCAACAAAAAGAAATGA
- the lrrc31 gene encoding leucine-rich repeat-containing protein 31: MENSDSQKKEEGSQKRSPFDLIMNQIRRKKSFAERPQRSSVSRFFRPAENSETRGKGIPETKESEEKPEDKENIGPVTEDAGLADTEVCSVVGWGRVKQFIQKLGKKPDSRSLSLCNCGLTATDVVELATMLPFLTLLEDLDLSWNDLIGGALKALTFHLQHVNRLKTLKLSNCRLTAEDITALGQAFEYIPLLEELDLSWNSYIGGHLSCLTEGLQPECRVKTLRLVDCGVTADDAKSLGEALVLLPSLEVLDLSVNKHLASGLQDFAPALRHASRLQVLRLHMCGLKQDSIQILGGALQHLPDLKMLDLSCNKEAGGGFKEGAAQIATLKGLQSLDLHLCCLTDEDMLALTQVIPLLSDLKELDLSSNKKTGVTVQHLFSRLRFLPKLKSLLINNCNLTGDSYRTLVEVVSQLFELEVLSLSWNKCVGGNLKSLLDPLVQTSSLQVLKLSSCNLTGDDLVDLASVSKSGELAHLRQLDLTYNDTVEDAGWAHFFQETMGLKELTELDISLRPSTRRDASPWIDSLQGFLIRLPAISEFGLHRWVLTNQQRECLESFNNSHKRSVHFDCYHSTHRAGQGPLEQDS; this comes from the exons ATGGAGAACTCTG ACTCCCAGAAGAAAGAGGAAGGCTCTCAAAAGAGGTCCCCGTTTGACTTGATCATGAATCAGATTCGGAGGAAGAAATCCTTTGCGGAGCGTCCCCAGCGCTCGTCTGTGAGCAGATTCTTCCGACCCGCCGAGAACTCCGAAACAAGGGGGAAAGGCATTCCCGAAACTAAAGAGTCCGAGGAGAAGCCTGAAGATAAGGAGAATATTGGACCTGTAACAG AGGATGCCGGCTTGGCAGACACAGAGGTGTGCTCGGTGGTGGGCTGGGGGAGAGTGAAACAGTTCATTCAGAAGCTGGGAAAGAAGCCTGACAGCCGGAGCCTGAGTCTCTGTAACTGTGGACTCACAGCCACTGACGTGGTAGAGCTGG CTACAATGCTGCCATTCTTGACTCTACTAGAGGACCTGGACCTCTCCTGGAATGATTTAATTGGTGGAGCGCTGAAAGCTTTGACCTTTCACCTCCAGCATGTAAACAGACTGAAAACACTGAAACTTAGCAACTGCAGACTGACTGCTGAGGATATAACTGCTTTag GGCAGGCTTTTGAATACATCCCTCTGCTTGAAGAGCTGGACCTATCCTGGAACAGCTACATCGGGGGTCACCTGTCCTGCCTCACCGAGGGTCTGCAGCCTGAATGCAGGGTGAAGACACTCCGCCTGGTGGACTGCGGGGTCACAGCCGACGACGCCAAATCACTGG GCGAGGCCCTGGTTCTGCTGCCCTCCCTGGAAGTGCTGGATCTCTCAGTGAATAAACACCTGGCCAGCGGGCTGCAGGACTTTGCCCCAGCGTTGAGGCACGCCTCTCGCCTGCAAGTGCTGAGGCTGCACATGTGCGGACTCAAACAGGACAGCATTCAGATTCTGG GTGGTGCTTTGCAGCATCTCCCAGACCTGAAGATGCTGGATCTGTCCTGCAATAAAGAGGCTGGAGGAGGTTTTAAAGAAGGAGCTGCCCAGATAGCCACTCTGAAAGGGCTACAAAGCCTGGATCTGCATCTCTGCTGTCTAACAGATGAAGACATGCTGGCTCTCA CCCAGGTTATTCCTTTGCTCTCTGATCTCAAAGAGCTGGATTTGTCTTCCAATAAAAAGACAGGCGTCACGGTCCAGCATTTGTTCTCCAGACTCCGGTTTCTACCCAAGCTGAAGTCTCTTCTCATTAACAACTGCAACCTGACTGGGGACTCCTATCGAACACTAG TGGAAGTCGTGTCCCAGCTGTTTGAGCTGGAGGTTCTGAGTCTCTCCTGGAATAAGTGCGTGGGTGGAAACCTCAAGTCGTTGCTGGATCCTCTGGTACAGACATCATCTCTGCAAGTGCTGAAGCTGAGCAGCTGCAACCTGACTGGAGACGACTTGGTGGATTTAG catCTGTGTCGAAATCCGGAGAGCTTGCGCACTTGAGGCAGCTCGACCTAACCTACAATGACACGGTGGAGGATGCGGGGTGGGCTCACTTCTTCCAGGAGACGATGGGGTTAAAGGAGCTGACCGAGCTGGATATCAGCCTGCGCCCCTCCACTCGCCGCGACGCCTCCCCCTGGATCGACAGCCTACAGGGGTTCCTGATCCGACTCCCTGCCATCAGCGAGTTCGGGCTGCACAGATGGGTCCTGACAAACCAGCAGAGGGAGTGCCTGGAGTCCTTCAACAACAGCCACAAGAGGAGTGTTCACTTTGACTGCTATCACTCCACACACAGAGCAGGACAGGGCCCCTTGGAGCAGGACAGCTGA